Genomic segment of Nostoc commune NIES-4072:
GGTAAAACCCAGCGATTCCACTTGATTTTTTCTCTGACAACCAATGGCAGAAAATCATCAGCAAAAGCAGTCGGGTCTGTGATCCAGGCATCAATCAGTTCTTTCACGTTCTGCGCTGTCTTGTAGGGACAGGCTAGCTGCGGTTTATTCGCTTGTTCGGATTTGTCGAACGACCCTGCCGCAATAGTTGACCCTCTTGAGGGGTTATCGGTTTGTTGCAAAGACTCGGATTTTTTTGACAACGAAGTGGGTTGTTGTAGGGTTGGTTCTTCTGGAGTTGGTTTTTCAAGTTCAATTTCTTTCGTTGTTAAATCAAGTTCTTCTTTTTCACACACACATTCTTGGGTGGGGGACGCGGGTGGCGAAGCCAGGGGCGCATTGTGTGTAATCTCTGAAGTAATCTTTGAAGTAATCTCTGTATCTATTAGATCATTTTCACCTTTTCGGCAATTGGAATTTAACCTTTTCGGCAATTCCATTTTCACTTTTTCGGCAATTCCATTTTCACCTTTTCGGAAATTCACCTTTTCGTCAGAACCAGAAGCTACTTGTGTTTTGATATGTTCAGGAGCTAATGATGGAGTTTGAACTACAAGATTTAGTAGTTCAAGAAAATTCTCCCAGTCGATTCGGATATGTTTAGTTGGACTATTACCAAATTTGTAAAGCGCAGTCACAATTAGTTTTTTGGACTCTAATAACTTGATAGCTGTATCAAATTGCTTGGGTGTAATTCTGCACTCTTTCCACCAATCATCACGTTTTTTAGCCAGCCACTTGTGCCCCTCACGTTCAATTCTGAGTCTGGGTTGCCCTTCATGATCCGGTAAATGCCAGTAGATGATCTGACTAAGTAAAATTCCAGCGATTAAGTCACCACCAGCCACATCTACATAACAACGTTTGACTTCTATCGTGTCCCTAGAACGCGATTCCCAGGCTAGAAAACTGTTTTGGTCAGAGAGCCAATTCATCTTTCTAGACCTCCTTTCATCATGTTTTCTGCTAGAATCATGGTTATATTCTCCATTCCTCAAAAATTGTGAGTTTATTCTTCCCCCGCACTACAGGCAGGGGTTTTGCTTTAGCCACATATAGACAAAGGCAATTCTCTAACTTGCAGATGAAGGGGAAACTCTTCAATATCTCCCCCTTTCTTGTTGCGGGTTTTAAATTGCTGCCCCCCAAATTTCGCATTCGCCCCCAACTGCTTCACAAATACGGGTGTTTTCGATTGTTGGCATTGTTGGACAATTGAATTAATCCATTCAATGTGGCATGGTCTGGAATTTGGGCCAGATTCACCACCAACAATTACTAACTGAACATCATTCAAGTATTGAGTGATATCGCCCAAATCTTCTAGCAATGGTTCAACTGACCAGAACCGAATTAAAGCCGGAATTTTAGTAAGAAATTGACTACGTTCTTCTAAAGTGCGGCGATTCTCAATCGAAGTTCCTGGCCAAATATTTAAAGGTAACTTGTCTAGTCCATGACAAGAAAGCCATTCATCCATAGATGACAGCATAATTTCTGGGCGTTTGGTGAGAATCTGAAATATTTGATTGGGAGCAACGAACATTCCATCTAACATTTCATGTTGCCAAGAACGTGGAATCCATTCACCAAAAACATCAGTCATTGAAGAAACGAAATGCTTTTTAGGTTTCCTTTGGAACCTCCATTTCCGAATAGCTTCTGTATCTAACACTAGCTCTGGTGGTTGCCCAGAGTAGGGTTGCTTATTCCCACCAAAAAAAGAATTTTGATTTAGCTTTTCGCTATAGCAATTTTTACACCCATCAGATATTTTTTGACACCACCAACCGCCTCGCTTGGCACGGATGATATTATCTGTTAAGTCTGCCCATTCTATATTTGTTGGCATGATTACTTTTCTCTCATTAACTTGAAATTGAACAGTTGAGTATGACTAATAAAACACCTCAAACGGAATATGATTCCCCGTGGAAGCAGATGTTGCAGTTGTATTTTGAAGACTTCATGCAATTCTTTTTTCCTCAAGCCCATGCTCAAATTGATTGGAGTAGAGGTTTTGAGTTTCTAGACCAAGAGTTACAGCAAGTAGTTCGTGATGCTGAATTAGGAAAACGACTAATTGATAAATTGGTGAAAATCTATCGCATTGGGGGCGAAGAATCTTGGCTGTTGATTCATATAGAAATCCAAAGTCAAGAGGAAACCGATTTTCCTAAACGGATGTT
This window contains:
- a CDS encoding DUF5131 family protein produces the protein MPTNIEWADLTDNIIRAKRGGWWCQKISDGCKNCYSEKLNQNSFFGGNKQPYSGQPPELVLDTEAIRKWRFQRKPKKHFVSSMTDVFGEWIPRSWQHEMLDGMFVAPNQIFQILTKRPEIMLSSMDEWLSCHGLDKLPLNIWPGTSIENRRTLEERSQFLTKIPALIRFWSVEPLLEDLGDITQYLNDVQLVIVGGESGPNSRPCHIEWINSIVQQCQQSKTPVFVKQLGANAKFGGQQFKTRNKKGGDIEEFPLHLQVRELPLSICG